The following proteins come from a genomic window of Maribacter sp. HTCC2170:
- a CDS encoding RagB/SusD family nutrient uptake outer membrane protein — MKNINNNMLSKSFYTILGCLLLFTSCQEDFLEDKLLSNTSVDFLYTTPEGLESAVVGLYSLNRNLYQDLSLNGTYPLIPQAKSDLGVGITGEASLYSRLLWGASLGDFGTTSGLNAYWVNYYKIVDRSNAIIQGAEKIQGIDEKIKNQILAEAKCMRANSYFILYRLFNNIYITTEPTTPENAFDVPQDKSSEGEIFSLLKADLDFAIVNLEYNTEQFGRWGQGAARHLRAKVAMWENDWTEAAAQADAVANSGYHSLTTTTAEVFAGELNHSETLFALNFEKETIGGGSPHIMNWNLVSSYADAPGMIQSIENGGAGVGFLSLNDYAINLLNEDPNDDRKDNTYYIFKYAYNDEPSLPAGKQLGDPLDLYENSETDQNEFMLYYRRQNPGVLKFFDENVEPTDRNHFKNIMIYRLAETYLIGAEAHMMLANNTKALEYINAVRNRANAASITTVDLQAVLDERARELGFEGQRWYTLKRTGNLYEFLLDHMNNDNMNESYPEGNPKEILREYMQNWPIPQQQMDLLGPSYPQNQGYN; from the coding sequence ATGAAAAATATAAATAATAATATGTTATCAAAAAGCTTTTATACAATACTAGGTTGCCTTTTGCTTTTCACTTCATGCCAAGAGGATTTTTTAGAGGACAAGCTTCTTTCAAACACTTCTGTTGATTTTCTGTATACAACTCCTGAAGGTCTTGAATCTGCTGTCGTAGGATTATATTCCTTGAATAGAAATCTTTACCAAGACCTAAGCTTAAATGGCACATACCCACTTATTCCACAGGCCAAGAGTGATCTTGGAGTAGGAATAACCGGTGAGGCTTCCCTATATAGTAGATTACTTTGGGGCGCCAGTTTGGGAGATTTTGGAACTACCTCTGGGCTTAATGCCTATTGGGTGAACTATTACAAAATAGTTGATAGATCCAATGCCATTATTCAAGGAGCGGAGAAAATACAGGGTATTGATGAAAAGATAAAAAATCAAATCTTGGCCGAAGCTAAATGCATGCGGGCCAATTCTTATTTTATCCTGTATAGGCTTTTTAATAATATTTATATCACCACGGAGCCTACGACTCCTGAAAATGCTTTTGATGTGCCACAAGACAAATCTTCTGAAGGGGAAATTTTTTCACTCTTAAAGGCAGATTTGGATTTTGCCATTGTCAACCTCGAATACAACACAGAACAGTTTGGTAGATGGGGCCAAGGTGCGGCAAGACATCTAAGGGCCAAGGTGGCCATGTGGGAAAATGATTGGACAGAAGCAGCTGCACAGGCAGATGCTGTCGCTAACAGTGGCTACCATAGCCTAACCACTACTACTGCTGAAGTGTTTGCCGGAGAATTAAATCATTCAGAAACTTTATTTGCCCTCAATTTTGAAAAAGAGACCATTGGTGGAGGCAGTCCACATATCATGAACTGGAACCTGGTATCATCCTATGCAGATGCTCCTGGTATGATACAATCGATTGAAAACGGAGGGGCTGGCGTAGGTTTCCTATCATTGAATGATTATGCGATTAATTTGTTGAATGAGGACCCCAATGACGACAGAAAGGACAATACCTATTATATTTTCAAATATGCCTATAACGATGAGCCTTCGCTTCCAGCGGGCAAGCAGTTGGGTGACCCATTGGATCTTTATGAAAATAGTGAAACCGATCAAAATGAGTTTATGCTCTACTATAGGAGACAAAACCCTGGAGTCTTAAAATTCTTTGATGAAAATGTAGAACCCACTGATAGAAACCACTTCAAAAATATTATGATCTATAGATTGGCCGAAACCTATTTAATAGGTGCCGAAGCACATATGATGTTGGCAAATAATACCAAAGCCCTGGAATACATTAATGCTGTTCGAAATAGAGCCAATGCAGCTTCTATAACCACAGTTGATCTGCAGGCAGTTTTGGACGAAAGGGCCCGCGAACTTGGGTTTGAAGGGCAACGTTGGTATACCCTCAAAAGAACCGGTAATTTATATGAGTTTTTACTAGATCATATGAACAACGATAATATGAATGAGTCGTACCCTGAAGGAAATCCTAAGGAAATCCTAAGGGAGTATATGCAAAATTGGCCAATACCTCAGCAACAAATGGATTTATTGGGGCCTAGCTATCCTCAAAACCAGGGATATAACTAA
- a CDS encoding SusC/RagA family TonB-linked outer membrane protein yields the protein MKRIFLFLTIICCIPSIWGQDLTISGTVLDASYNEPLPGVSIIVKNTVKGTTTDFDGNFTIQDMTIGDIISFSYLGFVTQEVTVSNSNPITINLQEDVSALDEVVVVGYGTQKKSNVVGSVTSVEVDDATSVPTTNVSEMLRGRAAGVQVNLGDARPGGSSNIVIRGNVSVAPNGNSPLVIVDGLPFDSLNDVSPDDIANIEILKDASATAIYGSRASNGVILVTTKTGKTGKVSIDYHGYTTVQSLSKNFNQYTGQQYIDLKREANRNRFTGEYLRDENIFSPFEIDAIGNNDFVDWEDLVLQDAVIQSHALSFSSGTEKTRVFSSVNYFSQEGIIPNSSFDRGTLKLNLEQELTDKLLFRGIFNYQNSTQNQETGGLNFTTITPLAKPLDEEGELLKFYLGPSNTAVNPLWDQRESTDETKTNLTDVNLSLVYNFTPNLSYTLKTFLRNRNTNRGIYRTSLHSAGDEGVDGLAVISNQLFKQVLVENILNYTPQINENHSLDFTAVQAFDEQRNEYTQIDKSGFTNDALGFNGNATVLLNSVRGVSQRKLLSFLGRVRYGYLDRYLLEATARADGASVFAENNKWGFFPAVSLAWKMQNEAFLENVDAINEMKLRVSYGTTGNQGINSLESLGVADDIPYVFGDQTVAGATASSRLPNPDLRWETTTTLNTGLDFKLFKNRFEGTFEYYKANTTDLLLDRSIAGTTGFNVIRFNAGEIENRGIEASLTSHIIRNENLRWSLGMVFSRNRTEVLALTGELDENGNEIDITDIASGRRLSVGQPINNIWLPKYDGIYQVGDDIAGSGNPLANPGDVRVIDQDGNGQIDNRDNVFTSTDPNWYGSITNSITFKNFDLFADIYIVEGATKLNPVLANGELWKGSINGIRTKYYTPEFPSTDYPRPKPDTHLHLFPFAVRDASYVRLRTLSLGYNIPKETLSKIGFQNAKVYVTGTNLFTLTDFRSYSPEQNPLNNSGGTAFPETKNITLGVKVGF from the coding sequence ATGAAGCGCATTTTTTTATTTCTTACTATTATTTGTTGCATACCAAGTATATGGGGTCAAGACCTAACGATAAGTGGAACTGTTTTGGATGCAAGTTACAATGAACCTTTACCGGGTGTAAGTATAATTGTAAAAAATACAGTAAAAGGAACCACTACAGATTTTGATGGAAATTTTACCATCCAAGACATGACCATTGGAGATATAATATCTTTCTCCTATTTAGGATTTGTAACCCAAGAAGTTACGGTAAGTAACTCCAATCCTATAACAATAAATCTTCAGGAAGATGTAAGTGCTTTGGATGAAGTTGTTGTAGTGGGTTATGGTACACAAAAGAAGAGCAACGTAGTTGGTTCTGTAACTAGCGTTGAAGTTGATGACGCCACTTCCGTACCTACCACAAACGTATCGGAGATGTTACGGGGTCGAGCGGCAGGTGTCCAAGTTAATCTAGGCGATGCAAGACCAGGTGGATCATCTAATATTGTCATTCGGGGTAATGTTTCCGTAGCTCCAAATGGAAACTCTCCGTTAGTAATAGTTGATGGCTTACCATTTGACAGTTTAAATGATGTATCACCAGACGATATAGCCAATATTGAAATCCTAAAAGATGCATCTGCAACCGCAATTTATGGTTCAAGAGCATCAAATGGTGTTATACTGGTTACTACTAAAACGGGGAAGACTGGCAAAGTATCTATTGACTACCACGGCTATACTACAGTACAGTCATTGTCCAAAAATTTTAATCAATATACTGGTCAGCAATACATTGATTTAAAAAGGGAAGCCAACCGAAATAGATTTACTGGGGAATACTTGAGGGATGAAAACATATTTTCTCCTTTTGAGATTGATGCCATAGGAAATAATGATTTTGTAGATTGGGAAGATTTGGTATTACAGGACGCAGTAATACAAAGCCATGCTTTGAGCTTTTCATCGGGTACTGAAAAAACCAGGGTTTTTTCAAGTGTCAATTATTTCTCCCAAGAAGGTATAATCCCAAATTCTAGTTTTGACAGAGGTACTTTAAAACTGAACTTGGAGCAGGAATTAACGGACAAACTTTTATTTAGAGGAATTTTCAACTATCAAAATTCTACACAGAATCAAGAAACAGGCGGCCTAAACTTTACTACCATAACACCCCTGGCCAAACCATTGGACGAAGAGGGCGAATTACTCAAATTTTATTTAGGTCCATCAAATACCGCGGTAAACCCGCTATGGGATCAAAGGGAATCAACCGACGAGACCAAAACAAACCTTACAGATGTTAACCTCAGCTTGGTGTACAACTTTACACCCAATCTGAGCTACACATTAAAGACATTTTTGAGGAACAGAAATACTAATAGGGGAATTTACAGAACATCCTTACATTCAGCAGGAGATGAAGGGGTAGATGGGCTTGCGGTTATTTCTAACCAGTTATTTAAACAGGTCTTGGTGGAAAACATCCTCAATTATACACCACAGATCAATGAAAACCATAGTCTGGACTTTACTGCGGTTCAAGCTTTTGATGAACAACGAAATGAATACACCCAAATTGACAAATCGGGATTTACCAATGATGCCCTTGGTTTTAATGGAAATGCAACTGTACTTCTCAATAGCGTTAGGGGCGTTTCACAACGTAAATTACTCTCTTTTTTGGGCAGGGTACGATATGGATATCTTGATCGCTATTTATTAGAGGCAACGGCACGAGCTGATGGTGCCTCAGTATTTGCCGAGAACAATAAATGGGGATTCTTCCCTGCAGTTTCTCTGGCTTGGAAAATGCAGAACGAGGCATTTTTAGAAAATGTGGATGCCATAAACGAAATGAAATTACGAGTCAGCTACGGGACCACTGGAAATCAAGGCATCAATTCGTTGGAGTCCTTGGGTGTAGCCGATGACATACCTTATGTTTTTGGCGATCAAACCGTGGCAGGAGCAACTGCCTCATCACGTTTGCCCAATCCAGACTTGAGGTGGGAAACCACTACTACCCTGAACACTGGTCTTGATTTTAAGTTGTTCAAAAACCGCTTTGAGGGTACTTTTGAATACTATAAAGCGAACACCACTGATTTATTATTGGATAGGTCAATTGCGGGTACTACCGGGTTCAACGTAATTCGCTTTAACGCAGGTGAAATTGAGAACCGCGGAATTGAAGCATCATTGACATCTCATATTATACGAAATGAGAACTTACGATGGTCGTTAGGAATGGTATTCTCAAGGAACAGGACTGAGGTGCTCGCGCTTACAGGAGAACTTGATGAAAATGGCAATGAAATTGATATCACGGACATTGCTTCAGGAAGACGATTATCTGTAGGTCAACCTATCAACAACATTTGGTTGCCTAAATACGATGGAATCTATCAAGTAGGTGATGACATTGCAGGTTCAGGTAACCCTTTGGCAAACCCTGGGGATGTTAGGGTCATAGATCAAGATGGGAATGGTCAGATTGATAATAGAGATAATGTATTTACGAGTACAGATCCTAATTGGTACGGTTCGATCACCAATTCCATTACGTTCAAGAACTTTGACTTATTTGCCGATATCTACATCGTCGAAGGAGCAACAAAATTAAATCCCGTTCTCGCCAATGGGGAGTTGTGGAAAGGGTCAATCAATGGAATTCGGACAAAGTATTATACTCCAGAATTTCCTTCAACGGACTATCCTAGACCTAAACCTGACACCCATTTGCACCTTTTCCCATTCGCGGTAAGGGACGCATCATATGTACGATTGAGAACATTGTCATTGGGGTATAATATTCCTAAAGAGACGCTTTCAAAAATTGGATTTCAAAATGCAAAAGTATATGTAACGGGAACTAATTTGTTCACTTTAACAGATTTTAGATCATATAGTCCAGAACAAAACCCGCTAAACAATAGTGGTGGAACTGCATTTCCTGAAACCAAAAACATAACACTTGGGGTCAAAGTAGGGTTTTAA
- a CDS encoding carbohydrate binding domain-containing protein — protein sequence MNTNRNTKMKLSTRLPLLALIFGMGMICVIISCEIEDDIPPPSAYVAPEPLPIIEGCPEDPVVNDISAGIDFECGGPEIDFFGEKDGSLTIEFVENPNGSGINTSEKVVEYIQTTGVEPWAGFFFDLTGKVDFSEKQTIKVKVYSPAADQTVLLKLEDSADGSINKEVQGTTTVANEWEELSFAFSSSDSDKYDRLVLFFDFNSDKDADTTHYFDDITMAEGGAVEATEPTTSAPEPTLSESDVISIFSDTYTNVSGTDFNPDWGQATVTTQEDIDGNNTLKYGNLNYQGIALENSIDVSGMSFMHVDYWTADSTGFNGFLISPGPLEAPHAFTVTTGEWVGVDIPLSEFSSVVDLMDVVQMKFDGNGTIYLDNIYFHQGQPTGPTTAAPMPTLAESDVISIFSDTYTNVTGTNFNPDWGQATVTTQEDIDGNNTLKYGNLNYQGIALENSIDVSGMSFMHVDYWTADSAGFNGFLISSGPVETAHAFALTTGEWVSVDIPLTEFSGVVDLMDVIQMKFDGDGTIYLDNIYFHQGQPTGPTSAAPTPTVAEANVISVFSDDYTDVTGTDFNPNWGQATVVTQVDIAGDNTLKYENLNYQGTQFAAPLDISGMSMLHMDYWTADSSALNGFLISSGPVEIAYSFAITTGQWVSVDIPLTEFSGVVDLMDVVQMKFDGNGTIYLDNIYFYNAPATEPNSAAPTPTAAEADVISVFSDAYTDVSGTDFNPNWGQATVVTQVDVAGDNTLKYENLNYQGTQFAVPLDVSGMSMLHIDYWTADSSAFNGFLISSGPVETSHSFAITTGEWVSVDIPLTEFSGVVDLMDVIQMKFDGNGTVYFDNIYFYQ from the coding sequence ATGAATACAAATAGAAACACTAAAATGAAGCTTAGCACAAGATTACCCCTTTTAGCTTTAATTTTTGGGATGGGAATGATATGCGTCATCATTTCCTGCGAAATAGAAGATGACATTCCGCCACCTTCGGCCTATGTTGCACCAGAACCTTTACCAATTATTGAAGGTTGTCCAGAGGATCCTGTAGTAAATGACATTTCTGCCGGAATAGATTTTGAATGTGGAGGGCCTGAAATTGATTTTTTTGGGGAAAAGGACGGCTCCTTAACAATAGAGTTTGTTGAAAACCCAAATGGTTCTGGAATAAACACTTCAGAGAAGGTAGTTGAGTATATACAGACTACAGGTGTAGAACCTTGGGCTGGTTTCTTTTTCGACTTGACCGGTAAGGTAGATTTCTCGGAGAAACAGACTATTAAAGTAAAAGTATATTCTCCAGCTGCCGATCAGACCGTACTTCTAAAATTAGAGGATAGTGCTGATGGTTCAATAAACAAAGAAGTTCAGGGCACTACAACGGTTGCAAACGAATGGGAAGAATTGTCTTTTGCTTTTTCATCAAGTGATTCTGACAAATATGATAGGTTGGTACTCTTTTTTGATTTCAATAGTGATAAGGATGCTGATACCACACATTATTTTGATGATATAACCATGGCCGAGGGAGGGGCAGTTGAGGCTACAGAACCTACAACTTCAGCGCCTGAACCAACATTATCAGAATCAGATGTAATTTCTATATTTAGTGATACTTATACTAATGTTAGTGGCACAGATTTTAATCCTGATTGGGGACAAGCCACAGTAACAACACAAGAGGATATTGATGGAAACAATACTTTGAAATATGGGAATCTAAATTACCAAGGAATCGCATTGGAAAATTCGATAGACGTTTCGGGAATGTCTTTCATGCACGTTGATTATTGGACCGCTGATTCAACAGGATTTAATGGTTTCCTTATAAGCCCTGGTCCTCTAGAAGCACCTCATGCTTTTACGGTAACCACTGGCGAATGGGTAGGTGTTGATATCCCTTTATCAGAATTTTCAAGTGTAGTGGATTTAATGGATGTTGTTCAAATGAAGTTTGATGGCAATGGAACCATTTATTTGGATAATATCTATTTCCATCAAGGACAACCAACAGGGCCAACTACTGCTGCACCAATGCCAACATTAGCGGAATCAGATGTAATCTCTATATTTAGTGATACTTATACCAATGTTACAGGTACAAATTTTAATCCTGATTGGGGACAAGCCACGGTAACAACACAAGAGGATATTGATGGAAACAATACTTTGAAATATGGGAATCTAAATTACCAAGGAATTGCATTGGAAAATTCAATAGACGTTTCAGGAATGTCTTTTATGCACGTTGATTATTGGACAGCGGATTCAGCCGGATTTAATGGTTTCCTTATCAGCTCAGGTCCAGTAGAAACAGCACATGCTTTTGCTTTAACAACTGGAGAATGGGTCAGTGTGGACATTCCACTCACAGAGTTTTCAGGCGTAGTAGATCTAATGGATGTCATTCAAATGAAGTTTGATGGTGATGGGACCATCTATTTGGATAATATATATTTCCACCAAGGACAACCAACAGGACCAACCAGTGCCGCACCCACACCAACTGTTGCAGAAGCCAATGTCATTTCGGTGTTCAGCGACGATTATACTGATGTGACCGGAACAGACTTCAACCCGAATTGGGGCCAAGCCACAGTGGTGACACAGGTAGATATTGCTGGCGATAACACCCTAAAATATGAAAACTTGAACTACCAGGGTACACAATTCGCCGCACCTTTGGATATTTCGGGAATGAGCATGCTGCATATGGACTATTGGACCGCGGATTCCTCGGCTCTTAACGGCTTCCTTATCAGCTCAGGACCAGTAGAAATAGCATATTCATTTGCCATAACAACAGGACAATGGGTCAGTGTGGATATTCCACTTACCGAATTTTCAGGGGTAGTAGATCTAATGGATGTCGTTCAAATGAAGTTTGATGGCAATGGAACTATTTATTTGGATAATATCTATTTCTATAATGCGCCCGCTACGGAGCCAAATAGTGCTGCACCAACACCAACCGCTGCAGAGGCTGATGTAATTTCAGTGTTCAGTGACGCTTATACAGATGTGTCCGGGACTGATTTTAACCCGAATTGGGGCCAAGCCACAGTGGTGACACAGGTAGATGTTGCCGGTGACAACACCCTGAAATATGAAAACTTGAACTACCAAGGAACTCAATTCGCCGTACCTTTGGATGTTTCGGGAATGAGCATGCTGCATATAGACTATTGGACCGCGGATTCCTCGGCCTTTAATGGTTTCCTTATCAGTTCAGGTCCCGTAGAAACATCACATTCATTTGCCATAACAACAGGAGAGTGGGTCAGTGTGGATATCCCACTTACCGAGTTTTCAGGCGTAGTGGATTTAATGGATGTGATCCAAATGAAGTTTGATGGCAACGGTACAGTTTATTTTGATAATATCTATTTCTATCAATAG